A single Tenacibaculum sp. 190524A02b DNA region contains:
- the queG gene encoding tRNA epoxyqueuosine(34) reductase QueG, translating to MDQKEQYSAFIKTQAKRLGFLGCGIAKADFLEEEAPRLEKWLQNGFHGNMHYMENHFDKRLDPRLLVEGSKSVVSLSYNYYPEEIQEEGSYKISKYAYGQDYHHVIKDKLRELLQLINDEIGEVSGRCFVDSAPVMERAWAEKSGLGWNGKHSLLIQKQQGSFFFLAELIIDLELAYDHPFTTDHCGKCTRCIDACPTQAILPNNTVDGSKCISYLTIELRDNIPSEFKEKTADWMFGCDVCQDVCPWNRFSKPHSEPLFAPQESLLKMSKREWEEITQETFSKVFKKSAVKRTKFSGLQRNISFLKNE from the coding sequence ATGGATCAAAAAGAGCAATATTCAGCATTTATCAAAACCCAAGCAAAACGTTTGGGGTTTTTAGGCTGTGGTATTGCCAAAGCAGATTTTTTGGAAGAAGAAGCACCGCGCTTAGAAAAATGGCTACAAAATGGATTTCATGGTAATATGCACTATATGGAAAATCATTTTGATAAACGTTTAGATCCAAGATTATTGGTAGAAGGTTCAAAATCGGTGGTTTCACTTTCGTATAATTATTATCCAGAAGAAATACAGGAAGAAGGCAGCTATAAAATATCAAAATATGCGTACGGGCAAGACTATCATCATGTTATAAAAGATAAACTGAGAGAATTATTACAATTGATTAATGATGAAATAGGAGAAGTCTCTGGTAGATGTTTTGTAGATTCGGCACCAGTAATGGAAAGAGCTTGGGCAGAAAAATCAGGATTAGGATGGAATGGAAAACACTCTTTATTAATTCAAAAGCAACAAGGTTCTTTTTTCTTTTTGGCAGAATTAATTATCGACTTAGAATTAGCATACGATCATCCGTTTACAACAGATCATTGTGGAAAATGTACCCGTTGTATTGATGCCTGTCCTACACAAGCTATATTACCTAATAATACAGTAGATGGGAGCAAATGTATATCTTATTTAACGATTGAATTGAGAGATAATATTCCCTCGGAATTTAAAGAAAAAACAGCCGATTGGATGTTTGGTTGTGATGTTTGTCAAGATGTGTGTCCATGGAATCGTTTTTCAAAACCTCATTCAGAACCTTTATTTGCTCCACAAGAAAGCTTACTAAAAATGTCAAAAAGAGAATGGGAAGAAATCACACAAGAAACCTTTAGTAAAGTATTTAAAAAATCAGCGGTAAAAAGAACAAAGTTCTCTGGATTGCAACGAAACATTTCTTTCTTAAAAAATGAATAA
- a CDS encoding AsmA-like C-terminal region-containing protein, protein MKKVYKIVIGIVVSLFILLISIPLLFQDKIVGLIKETINNNVNAQVDFSDSNLSLLRNFPNAAVQLSNVSVINYEPFKGDTLLYAEAIVLKLQLTELFKNSSDQLNIKSFQVDNALVNVLTNKNGKANYDIAKPSDTSKQETETSNDAPSSFGLSIQEYGITNTTINYNDEKSKMSLLLSDFNHSGSGDFSQSNSELKTNTSTHVSFIMDSTAYAKNQKVSLDAVLGMDLVNKKFSFLKNEAKLNNLPLVFDGLIQINENNQEVHINFKTPSSDFKNFLGLIPEVYAKNISNVKTSGNFSVAGKVDGIIDDKHIPKLDIAINAENASFKYPDLPKSVRNININSQIKNTTGKVENTFVTIDKLSFKIDEDTFSGKGNVHNLTTNPNVNATINGTLNLANINKAYPVDLENELQGVLKANLQTQFDVDAIKTNKVNRIKNKGTVGISDFVFSSKDVVNAIEIKDANINFDPKVISLTKFDAKTGKSDLNATGKINNLLGFLLSDKKLQGTFNVKSNNFYVSDFMEKKPESTTKKENSEEDTPTKTGEESLKIPAFLDCKVLADAKTVYYDNLTLKNVRGVLWLKDEKATLQDVNAGIFNGQISLNGEVNTQKTTPTFAIKLGMKSFDIAQSFTSMDLLQSLSPIAGAMDGKLNSEIDLSGSLNKDFTPNMNSISGDALAQLLSTKINPEKTKALNLLNNKLSFVDLTKLDLSDIKTHLSFNDGKVNVKPFNLKYKDIGIKVGGSHGFDQSMNYNVTFDVPAKYLGSEVSGLLAKLNDNQQNVTVPVSANITGNMTSPSIQTDLSSSISKLTQKLVQQQKDNLVKNTLGSLLGGSKKDTTKTSANNNTKNNTVKKVTDVLGGLFGKKNKKEEKKKQ, encoded by the coding sequence ATGAAAAAAGTTTATAAAATTGTAATCGGTATTGTAGTAAGTCTTTTTATTTTATTAATCAGTATTCCTCTTTTATTTCAAGATAAGATTGTTGGATTAATCAAAGAAACTATTAATAATAATGTAAATGCTCAAGTAGATTTTTCTGATAGTAATTTAAGTTTACTCAGAAATTTCCCAAATGCTGCTGTACAACTTTCTAATGTTTCTGTAATTAATTACGAACCTTTTAAAGGAGATACACTTTTATATGCAGAAGCTATAGTTTTAAAATTACAACTCACAGAGCTTTTTAAAAATTCATCTGATCAATTAAATATTAAATCTTTTCAAGTTGATAATGCGCTAGTAAATGTACTAACCAATAAAAATGGTAAAGCTAATTATGATATTGCTAAACCTTCTGATACTTCTAAACAAGAAACAGAGACTTCAAATGACGCTCCTTCTAGTTTTGGTTTATCTATTCAAGAATATGGTATTACCAATACAACTATAAACTATAATGATGAAAAGAGTAAAATGTCTTTACTTCTTTCAGACTTTAACCATAGTGGTAGTGGAGACTTTTCTCAATCTAATTCTGAATTAAAAACTAATACTAGTACACATGTATCCTTTATAATGGACAGTACAGCGTATGCTAAAAATCAAAAAGTTTCTTTGGATGCGGTTTTGGGAATGGATTTGGTAAACAAAAAGTTTTCATTCTTAAAAAATGAGGCCAAACTAAATAATTTACCATTGGTATTTGATGGCCTTATTCAGATAAATGAAAATAATCAAGAAGTACACATCAATTTTAAAACACCTTCTTCTGATTTTAAAAACTTTTTAGGATTAATTCCTGAAGTATATGCTAAAAACATTAGTAATGTTAAAACTTCTGGAAACTTTAGTGTAGCAGGAAAAGTGGATGGTATTATAGATGACAAACATATTCCTAAATTAGATATTGCTATTAATGCGGAAAATGCTTCTTTTAAATATCCTGATCTTCCTAAAAGTGTTAGAAACATCAATATAAACTCGCAAATAAAAAACACGACTGGAAAAGTAGAAAATACGTTTGTTACTATTGATAAACTCTCTTTTAAAATTGATGAAGACACTTTTTCAGGAAAAGGAAATGTTCATAATTTAACTACAAATCCAAATGTAAATGCTACTATTAATGGAACCCTCAACTTAGCTAATATTAACAAAGCGTATCCTGTTGATTTAGAAAATGAATTACAAGGTGTTTTAAAAGCAAATTTACAAACACAGTTTGATGTTGACGCAATCAAAACCAATAAGGTAAACCGAATAAAAAACAAAGGTACTGTAGGAATTAGTGATTTTGTTTTTTCCTCTAAAGATGTAGTGAACGCTATTGAAATTAAAGATGCCAACATAAATTTTGACCCCAAGGTTATTTCTTTAACTAAATTTGATGCTAAAACTGGAAAAAGTGATTTAAATGCTACTGGTAAAATAAACAATTTATTAGGTTTTTTACTTTCTGACAAAAAACTTCAGGGAACTTTCAACGTAAAATCTAATAACTTTTACGTGAGTGATTTTATGGAGAAAAAACCTGAATCAACTACTAAAAAAGAAAATTCTGAAGAAGATACGCCAACTAAAACTGGTGAAGAATCTTTAAAAATCCCTGCTTTTTTAGATTGCAAGGTATTAGCTGATGCAAAAACAGTGTACTATGATAATTTAACTTTGAAAAATGTTAGAGGTGTTTTATGGCTAAAGGATGAAAAAGCCACTTTACAAGATGTTAATGCTGGTATTTTTAACGGTCAAATTTCTTTAAATGGTGAAGTAAACACACAAAAAACAACACCTACTTTTGCTATAAAATTAGGAATGAAATCATTTGACATTGCACAATCTTTTACTAGTATGGATTTACTACAATCATTGAGTCCAATTGCTGGTGCTATGGATGGAAAGTTAAATTCTGAAATTGATTTATCTGGTAGTTTAAATAAAGATTTTACACCTAATATGAACTCTATTTCTGGTGATGCTTTAGCGCAGCTATTATCAACTAAAATTAATCCTGAAAAAACAAAAGCACTTAACTTATTAAATAACAAATTATCTTTTGTTGATTTAACTAAACTTGACTTATCTGACATCAAAACACATCTTTCTTTTAATGATGGAAAAGTAAACGTAAAACCTTTTAATTTAAAATATAAAGACATTGGTATCAAAGTAGGCGGTAGTCATGGTTTTGACCAAAGTATGAACTATAATGTTACTTTTGATGTTCCTGCAAAATACTTAGGATCGGAGGTATCTGGTTTATTGGCTAAGCTTAATGATAATCAGCAAAATGTTACGGTACCTGTTTCAGCAAATATTACAGGAAACATGACTTCTCCCAGCATACAAACTGATTTATCTTCTTCTATTTCTAAACTAACTCAAAAGTTAGTACAACAGCAAAAAGACAACCTTGTTAAGAACACCTTAGGAAGCTTGTTAGGAGGCAGTAAAAAGGATACTACAAAAACATCTGCTAACAACAACACAAAAAACAATACTGTTAAAAAAGTAACGGATGTTTTGGGCGGGCTTTTTGGTAAAAAGAATAAAAAGGAAGAAAAAAAGAAACAGTAG
- a CDS encoding DUF5686 and carboxypeptidase regulatory-like domain-containing protein: protein MKTISKKVLLLFLLTSFSIFSQITGKVTNTKQEPLPFVSVYLENSVTGTTTNNNGDYNLEIKHKGKHTIIFQFLGFKTVKKSIDVSKFPYTLNVTLQEEQVSLEEVEINTKENPANRIIRNTIANKDQNTDKLGKYTADFYSRGLFKIKDAPETFLGMDVGDFGGGLDSTRTGVIYLSETISKIKYQKNPKNFNEYIIASKVSGKDNGISFNQADDVNFNFYENSFELADIKMISPIANGAFGYYNYKLSGTFYDKNGRLINKIKLLPKREKDRVFNGFIYIVEDDWAIYGADVYISGKQVGIPMIKDLKIKQNYNFDPSTKSWPIVTQIIDFKAGLLGFNFDGRFTATYSNYNLEPTFSSKSFTNEVLAFSENATKKDSAYWNTIRPMPLTKEEIKDYKVKDSIKTIRSSKKYLDSVDTGMNKFNILNILTGYTYSNTYKKWSIDVSSPIEKLSFNTVQGWNTGIDVNFSKQLNETGKNLDVGLKTDYGFSDKRARTTGHFSYKWNNISYPKLQLSGGVTTTQFNSKKPISRFWNTISSVFFERNYLKLYEKTFAKATYSQELTNGLHLFTGLEYADRNPLFNTTSYVMFPQEDVNYTSNNPLQPNNFNTPSFIAHKMWTFDLGFSIQFGQKYLSYPNRKINIDNKKYPSLYIGYKKNFGSGNEAWDSDVVFSQINQQVSLDNWGDFKYRVKGGLFLEKKDIPFMDYAHFNSNRLTVAPQNNYLNGFLLLPYYTLSTNDRYSEMHAEQNFRGALLNKIPLLNQLNYHLVIGAKALFTKENKPYSEFSIGLDNIGIGEWNILRVDFVQSNFNGRKENTMLFGIKL from the coding sequence ATGAAAACTATATCAAAAAAAGTATTGCTTCTTTTTTTACTAACTTCTTTTTCTATTTTTTCCCAAATAACAGGGAAAGTAACCAACACAAAACAAGAACCATTACCTTTTGTTAGTGTGTACTTAGAAAACTCTGTAACAGGTACAACTACCAACAATAATGGTGATTATAATTTAGAGATAAAACATAAAGGAAAGCACACTATTATTTTCCAATTTTTAGGTTTTAAAACTGTTAAAAAAAGTATTGATGTTTCTAAATTCCCATATACACTAAATGTTACACTCCAAGAGGAACAAGTATCTTTAGAAGAGGTTGAAATAAACACCAAAGAAAACCCTGCTAACAGAATTATAAGAAACACTATTGCTAACAAAGATCAAAACACGGATAAACTAGGTAAATATACTGCAGATTTTTATTCAAGAGGGTTGTTTAAAATCAAAGATGCTCCTGAAACATTTCTAGGGATGGATGTTGGTGATTTTGGTGGCGGATTAGATTCTACACGTACTGGAGTTATATACTTATCTGAAACTATTTCTAAAATAAAATATCAAAAAAATCCGAAAAACTTTAACGAATATATTATTGCATCTAAAGTTTCGGGGAAAGATAACGGTATTAGCTTTAATCAGGCAGATGATGTAAACTTTAACTTCTATGAAAACTCTTTTGAATTGGCTGATATAAAAATGATATCGCCTATTGCTAACGGTGCTTTTGGATATTATAACTATAAACTTTCAGGTACTTTTTATGATAAAAACGGACGCTTAATTAATAAAATAAAGCTACTTCCTAAAAGAGAGAAAGATCGTGTTTTCAATGGTTTTATTTATATTGTAGAAGACGATTGGGCTATTTATGGTGCCGATGTTTATATTTCTGGTAAACAAGTAGGTATCCCTATGATTAAAGACCTTAAAATTAAACAGAATTACAATTTTGACCCCAGCACCAAATCTTGGCCTATTGTTACACAGATAATTGATTTTAAAGCTGGGTTACTTGGATTTAATTTTGATGGTAGATTTACTGCTACTTATTCTAATTACAATTTAGAGCCTACATTTTCTAGTAAGTCTTTTACTAACGAAGTTCTTGCTTTTTCTGAAAATGCCACTAAAAAAGACTCTGCTTATTGGAACACAATTAGACCAATGCCATTAACTAAGGAAGAAATCAAAGATTATAAAGTTAAAGATAGTATTAAGACAATTAGAAGTTCAAAAAAATATTTAGATTCTGTAGATACAGGTATGAATAAATTTAACATACTCAATATACTTACAGGCTACACGTATAGTAATACTTATAAAAAATGGTCTATTGATGTTTCCTCACCTATTGAAAAACTGAGCTTCAACACAGTTCAAGGATGGAATACTGGAATTGATGTAAATTTTTCAAAACAACTTAATGAAACTGGAAAAAACCTTGATGTTGGCTTAAAAACGGATTATGGTTTCTCTGACAAAAGAGCAAGAACTACTGGGCACTTCTCTTATAAATGGAATAACATTTCTTATCCAAAACTACAACTATCTGGTGGAGTAACTACTACTCAATTTAACAGTAAAAAACCTATTTCTCGATTTTGGAATACTATTAGTTCTGTTTTTTTTGAAAGAAACTATTTAAAACTATATGAAAAAACCTTTGCTAAAGCTACTTATTCTCAAGAGTTAACCAATGGCCTACATTTATTCACCGGTTTAGAATATGCTGATAGAAATCCATTATTTAACACTACAAGCTACGTAATGTTCCCACAAGAAGATGTTAATTACACTTCTAACAATCCACTACAGCCTAATAACTTTAATACTCCCTCATTCATTGCTCATAAAATGTGGACTTTCGACTTAGGTTTTTCTATTCAGTTTGGTCAGAAATACCTGTCTTACCCAAATAGAAAAATAAACATTGACAATAAGAAATATCCATCGTTATATATTGGCTATAAAAAGAATTTTGGCTCAGGAAACGAAGCTTGGGATTCTGATGTTGTATTTTCTCAAATTAACCAACAGGTTTCGTTAGATAATTGGGGAGACTTTAAATATCGTGTAAAAGGTGGACTCTTTTTAGAAAAGAAAGATATTCCTTTTATGGATTATGCTCACTTTAATAGTAATCGTTTAACCGTAGCTCCACAAAACAATTATTTAAATGGTTTTTTACTTTTACCATACTATACGTTAAGTACCAATGACAGGTATAGTGAAATGCACGCAGAACAAAACTTTAGAGGTGCTTTACTTAATAAGATACCACTACTCAACCAGTTAAACTATCATTTAGTTATTGGCGCTAAAGCATTATTTACGAAAGAAAACAAACCTTATTCAGAATTCTCTATTGGTCTTGACAATATAGGTATTGGAGAATGGAATATATTAAGAGTTGACTTTGTACAATCTAACTTCAATGGTCGTAAAGAAAACACTATGTTGTTTGGGATAAAATTATAA
- a CDS encoding CNNM domain-containing protein, whose amino-acid sequence MTLLLIYATLSILFSFLCSILEAVLLSVTPTFINVKKKEGKAFANDLEVLKKDVDKPLIAILTVNTIAHTVGAILVGTQAKKAFNDDGNGVLIVSVVMTILILVASEIIPKTIGATYWKGLAGFSTRALNILIFVCKYTGIIWVLQLFTKMFGKGAHGESVLSREDFSVMTDIAEQEGVFKESESKVIRNMIGFKEVQAKHIMTPRTVLKSADENQTIQSFFDENKSLRFSRIPVYANNSDNITGYILKDQLLVSLINNEGDKPLKTIKRDIIVAKRDLSIPSLFEKLIEQREHLALVVDEYGTVSGLVTQEDVIETLLGFEIMDESDNVADLQNFARKNWEDRAKRLGIIDTTEEAE is encoded by the coding sequence ATGACTTTATTACTGATTTACGCAACACTATCTATCTTATTTTCATTTCTATGTTCTATTTTAGAAGCAGTTTTGTTAAGTGTAACACCAACGTTTATTAATGTAAAAAAGAAAGAAGGAAAAGCATTTGCTAATGATTTAGAAGTGTTGAAAAAAGATGTTGATAAGCCTTTAATTGCCATTTTAACGGTAAATACAATTGCACATACAGTTGGGGCTATTTTGGTGGGAACACAAGCTAAAAAAGCATTTAATGATGATGGAAATGGTGTTTTGATTGTTTCTGTAGTGATGACCATTTTAATATTAGTGGCTTCTGAAATTATTCCAAAAACAATTGGGGCAACTTACTGGAAAGGGTTGGCAGGATTCTCTACAAGAGCTTTAAATATTTTGATTTTTGTTTGTAAATACACAGGAATTATTTGGGTATTACAATTGTTTACGAAAATGTTTGGTAAAGGTGCACATGGAGAAAGTGTGTTGAGTAGAGAAGATTTTTCTGTAATGACAGATATTGCTGAGCAAGAAGGAGTTTTTAAAGAGAGTGAAAGTAAAGTAATTCGTAATATGATAGGTTTTAAAGAGGTGCAAGCAAAACATATTATGACACCTCGTACTGTTTTAAAATCTGCGGATGAAAATCAAACCATTCAATCATTTTTTGATGAAAATAAATCTTTGCGATTTTCAAGAATACCTGTATATGCTAATAATTCGGATAATATAACTGGGTATATTTTAAAAGATCAGTTATTAGTTTCATTGATTAATAATGAAGGAGATAAACCGTTAAAAACAATTAAAAGAGATATTATTGTAGCAAAGAGAGATTTGTCTATTCCTAGTTTATTTGAGAAGTTAATAGAGCAAAGAGAGCACTTAGCTTTAGTGGTAGATGAATATGGTACAGTAAGTGGATTGGTAACACAAGAAGATGTTATTGAAACCTTGTTAGGTTTTGAGATTATGGATGAAAGTGATAACGTAGCAGATTTACAAAACTTTGCAAGAAAGAACTGGGAGGATAGAGCAAAACGTTTAGGAATTATTGATACTACTGAGGAAGCAGAGTAG
- a CDS encoding ankyrin repeat domain-containing protein, translating into MKKFLVTTLVLVLSFSTMNATNSIEDNKTTTTKYFRLSTFCKMIQSGDYEAVAAFVKNGTDINRKSMGLTPVMYAARYNRTKILKLLIDKGARLKTKSDKGHTALDYAKMSKATESYDLLKAALEK; encoded by the coding sequence ATGAAGAAATTTTTAGTAACTACCTTAGTACTTGTATTGTCATTTTCAACAATGAATGCAACAAACTCGATAGAAGATAATAAAACTACAACTACAAAGTATTTTAGACTAAGTACTTTTTGTAAAATGATCCAATCTGGAGATTATGAAGCTGTGGCCGCTTTTGTTAAAAACGGAACAGATATCAACAGAAAATCTATGGGATTAACTCCTGTAATGTATGCAGCAAGGTATAACAGAACAAAAATATTAAAATTGTTAATAGATAAAGGAGCTAGGTTAAAAACAAAATCAGATAAAGGGCATACAGCTCTTGATTATGCAAAGATGTCTAAAGCAACTGAATCTTACGATTTATTGAAAGCTGCATTGGAAAAATAA
- a CDS encoding OmpA family protein: protein MSKKSLYLLGLIALTIIIGTFFYCFFCCKVCCGKITGTNKNEVINTEVAKPKQEPTLIPFSIKDANGDLSYEINDNFNFNTSDFKILTPISSSIEKGTSIIKEYLDANGNKRFNIVGFYRSDEINDTAYPNLGLARAKAVENYMISKGISPKLINIFGKLNDDLIPDSNNILHGPLAFDIFTRNEESVKNDELLKASCDSLKNKPLKLYFKTGQASINLTPEQRQKFVNISKCVDKLGVKIIVLGHTDNTGNPDANMKLGQDRANFVKNYLIRNGILQENISATSKGQNQPIADNATEEGRALNRRIEVTIN, encoded by the coding sequence ATGAGTAAAAAATCACTTTATTTATTAGGACTTATTGCACTTACCATCATTATTGGTACTTTTTTTTATTGTTTTTTTTGCTGCAAAGTTTGCTGTGGCAAAATAACAGGCACTAATAAAAATGAGGTAATCAATACTGAAGTAGCAAAGCCTAAACAGGAACCTACTTTAATACCTTTTAGTATTAAAGATGCCAACGGAGATTTATCTTATGAAATTAATGATAATTTCAATTTCAACACTTCAGATTTTAAAATACTTACTCCTATATCTTCTTCTATTGAAAAAGGTACTTCAATTATTAAAGAATATCTAGATGCAAACGGAAACAAACGTTTTAACATAGTTGGTTTTTATAGAAGTGATGAAATAAATGATACTGCTTACCCTAACTTAGGATTAGCTCGAGCAAAAGCAGTAGAAAACTACATGATTTCTAAAGGGATTTCACCTAAGTTAATTAATATTTTTGGTAAATTAAATGATGATTTGATTCCTGATAGCAACAATATTCTACACGGTCCTTTAGCTTTTGATATTTTTACAAGAAATGAAGAATCGGTTAAAAACGATGAACTTTTGAAGGCTTCTTGTGACTCTCTAAAAAACAAGCCTTTAAAATTATATTTTAAGACTGGTCAGGCTAGTATTAATCTTACACCTGAACAACGACAAAAATTTGTTAACATTTCTAAATGTGTGGATAAATTAGGCGTTAAAATAATAGTCCTTGGCCATACTGACAATACTGGAAACCCTGATGCAAATATGAAATTAGGACAAGATAGAGCCAATTTTGTAAAAAACTATTTGATTAGAAATGGAATTTTACAAGAAAATATCTCTGCAACTTCCAAAGGGCAAAACCAACCTATTGCTGACAATGCTACTGAAGAAGGAAGAGCCTTAAACAGACGAATAGAAGTAACCATAAACTAA
- a CDS encoding ATP-binding protein, whose protein sequence is MINKRLLIKNLLSKNDENSFYDKKQKLSLNSKEGKAKFVKHVCALSNSNPDNNSYIVIGVEDENNKIVGVDFFDDSKIQNLVNAYLNNPPKIEYENVPFPRLPRYKVIGLVTIYPNSEITSLAKSAWKYSKGTVFFRRGSNSIPSEEGFELKNTNKPAVDSIEKNARNNIELTLNGVFDFFNRHKEYNPKYKVFKEQFVLCWAGKENKINNETYFSRVDIELVNEQVRLFFSNLDDVQIFYNEHSFIITEYIVLGIDTIQKHYPLEKTIIHFKDNGIHDIATEFLFEPPQFDKKILHHIYNNNNTIISKISKGIPLSDTEFEDVSKLPTSYLICYLNGFLEAPLYLRKAKKYIRNLEDKTTYVKYKEAMRVLRKVKYN, encoded by the coding sequence ATGATTAATAAACGGCTTCTAATTAAAAACCTGCTTTCTAAAAATGATGAAAATAGTTTTTACGATAAAAAGCAAAAACTCTCATTAAATTCAAAAGAAGGTAAAGCAAAGTTTGTAAAGCATGTATGTGCTTTATCTAACTCTAATCCTGATAATAACTCCTATATTGTAATTGGGGTTGAAGATGAGAATAATAAAATTGTTGGAGTAGATTTTTTTGATGATAGCAAAATTCAAAATTTAGTCAATGCCTATTTAAACAATCCTCCAAAAATTGAATATGAAAATGTGCCATTTCCAAGATTACCTAGGTATAAAGTAATAGGTTTGGTAACGATTTACCCTAACAGTGAAATTACCTCGTTAGCAAAATCAGCTTGGAAATATTCAAAAGGAACTGTTTTTTTTAGAAGAGGTAGTAATTCTATTCCTTCAGAAGAAGGTTTTGAGTTAAAAAACACCAATAAACCAGCTGTAGATTCCATTGAGAAAAATGCTCGTAATAATATTGAATTAACTCTAAACGGAGTTTTTGATTTCTTTAATCGCCATAAAGAATACAATCCTAAATACAAAGTTTTTAAAGAACAGTTTGTGTTATGTTGGGCAGGTAAAGAAAATAAAATAAATAATGAAACCTATTTTTCAAGAGTTGATATAGAGTTGGTTAATGAACAAGTGCGTTTGTTTTTTTCAAATTTAGACGATGTGCAGATATTTTATAATGAGCATTCATTTATTATTACAGAATATATTGTTTTAGGGATAGATACCATACAGAAACATTACCCTCTTGAAAAAACAATTATTCATTTTAAAGATAACGGAATTCATGATATTGCTACTGAATTTTTATTTGAACCACCTCAATTTGATAAAAAAATCTTACATCATATTTACAATAATAATAACACGATTATATCTAAAATAAGTAAGGGGATTCCACTTTCTGATACAGAGTTTGAGGATGTTTCAAAGTTGCCAACATCATACTTGATTTGTTATCTAAATGGTTTTTTAGAAGCACCGTTATATTTGAGAAAAGCTAAAAAATATATTAGAAACTTAGAAGATAAAACTACTTACGTAAAATATAAAGAAGCAATGCGTGTATTACGTAAGGTAAAGTATAATTAA
- a CDS encoding SDR family NAD(P)-dependent oxidoreductase, whose protein sequence is MAKTALITGATSGIGKATAQLFAKNNINLIICGRRIERLNQLKKELSSYVDVHILQFDVRYKEEVQKAIENLPEGINQIDILINNAGNAHGLQSIQEGSLEDWDAMIDGNVKGLLYVSKEIIPQMVERKEGFILNIGSIAAKEVYPNGNVYCASKFAVDALNKGMRIDLNQHNIRVCAIHPGLVETEFSDVRFKGDSQRAKTVYQGYKALQPEDIADIIYFVVTRPYHVNIEDLIVYPTAQASATILKKDD, encoded by the coding sequence ATGGCTAAAACTGCTTTAATAACGGGAGCAACTTCAGGAATAGGAAAAGCAACAGCACAACTTTTTGCAAAGAATAATATTAATTTAATTATTTGTGGAAGACGCATTGAGCGCTTAAACCAATTAAAAAAAGAATTATCAAGTTATGTAGATGTTCATATTTTACAATTTGATGTTCGTTATAAGGAGGAAGTGCAAAAAGCAATTGAAAATTTACCAGAAGGTATTAATCAAATAGATATACTAATTAACAATGCGGGTAATGCACATGGATTACAATCTATACAAGAAGGAAGTTTGGAAGATTGGGATGCGATGATAGATGGAAATGTTAAAGGATTGTTGTATGTGTCAAAAGAAATTATACCTCAAATGGTAGAAAGAAAAGAAGGTTTTATACTGAATATAGGTTCAATTGCAGCAAAAGAGGTGTATCCTAATGGAAATGTATACTGTGCTTCAAAATTTGCTGTAGATGCTTTAAATAAGGGAATGCGTATTGATTTAAATCAACATAATATACGTGTTTGTGCTATACATCCAGGTCTAGTAGAAACTGAGTTTTCTGATGTCCGTTTTAAAGGAGACTCTCAGAGAGCTAAAACGGTATATCAAGGCTATAAGGCCTTACAACCTGAAGATATTGCTGATATAATATATTTTGTGGTTACAAGGCCTTATCATGTGAATATAGAAGACCTAATTGTATATCCTACTGCACAGGCCAGTGCTACCATATTAAAAAAGGATGATTAA